A region from the Geobacter benzoatilyticus genome encodes:
- a CDS encoding type II toxin-antitoxin system RelE/ParE family toxin: MIKTFRCKDTQALFEGKSPRRFKAFATVAERKLQMLDDAHAPEDLRSPPGNRLEALRGDRKGQWSIRINDQWRLCFRLEDGNAFDVEIVDYH; encoded by the coding sequence ATGATCAAGACCTTCCGCTGCAAGGACACCCAGGCATTGTTCGAGGGCAAAAGCCCGCGCCGCTTCAAGGCGTTCGCTACGGTTGCCGAGCGAAAGCTGCAAATGCTCGACGATGCCCATGCGCCCGAAGATCTCCGATCCCCGCCGGGCAACCGTCTGGAAGCCCTGCGCGGCGACCGCAAAGGACAGTGGAGTATCCGAATCAACGATCAGTGGCGCCTCTGTTTTCGCCTCGAGGATGGCAACGCCTTTGATGTCGAGATCGTGGATTACCATTGA
- a CDS encoding formylmethanofuran dehydrogenase subunit E family protein — protein sequence MKKQPVFTLVRLVSRFGLSSVLFMALAAGGAGASPQASAPPDPGLYDFLLRFHGHTCAGSLMGARLGLAAKAALKAAGGEGKLKARYFDHSCPVDGIQVAAGITLGNKAMEVVDKNEHRLLLTAEKNGRQVEARLTKVAEEKAKPTRDLSKKARALPAGSPERQRLEKEVEGIYAWFRTAPEAEVVTVRVVK from the coding sequence ATGAAAAAACAACCCGTTTTTACCCTTGTCCGGCTAGTTTCACGCTTTGGCCTCTCGTCTGTCCTTTTCATGGCGCTGGCTGCCGGCGGGGCGGGTGCCAGCCCTCAGGCCTCAGCCCCGCCCGACCCCGGTCTCTACGACTTCCTGCTCCGGTTCCACGGCCATACCTGCGCCGGCTCCCTCATGGGGGCGCGGTTGGGGCTCGCGGCCAAGGCCGCCCTGAAGGCTGCCGGAGGCGAAGGTAAGCTGAAGGCCCGGTATTTCGACCACTCCTGCCCTGTGGACGGCATCCAGGTGGCAGCGGGAATCACCCTCGGGAACAAGGCCATGGAGGTGGTGGACAAAAACGAGCACCGGCTTCTCCTCACCGCCGAGAAGAACGGCCGCCAGGTGGAGGCCCGCCTGACTAAAGTGGCCGAGGAAAAGGCAAAGCCGACCCGCGACCTCTCCAAGAAGGCCCGCGCCCTTCCCGCAGGTTCACCGGAGCGGCAGCGGCTGGAGAAGGAGGTCGAGGGGATCTATGCCTGGTTCCGCACCGCCCCCGAAGCCGAGGTGGTCACGGTGCGGGTGGTCAAGTAG
- a CDS encoding YhdH/YhfP family quinone oxidoreductase: MSGKFKALLVKQPEKKVFTRTIIERDVDDLPAGELLVRVHYSSLNFKDALSATGNPGVTRNFPHTPGIDAAGEVVSCSDGSFAPGDQVIVTSYDLGMETDGGFGQMIRVPSKWALKLPAGLSLRESMMLGTAGLTAALSVYELEQGGVRPEDGPILVTGATGGVGSLAVAILAKAGYQVTAATGKMSEEEYLKAIGAADVVERNEVTQGSERPMMKPVWAGVVDCVGGEMLVAAIKSTKPRGVVTCCGLVGSSDLALNVFPFILRGVRLIGVDSAECPMLHRTEVWHSLATKWKLNALESMVEEVGLDGLEEKIQSMLKGGLKRRILVRLF, from the coding sequence ATGTCCGGAAAATTCAAGGCACTGTTGGTCAAACAACCCGAGAAAAAAGTCTTTACGCGCACGATTATTGAGCGCGATGTTGATGATCTCCCTGCCGGCGAATTGCTGGTTCGGGTACACTATTCTTCTCTCAATTTCAAGGATGCTCTGTCTGCCACGGGTAATCCCGGCGTAACCCGCAACTTCCCACATACACCCGGGATTGATGCAGCCGGAGAAGTGGTCAGCTGCAGTGACGGCAGTTTTGCCCCCGGTGATCAGGTCATAGTCACAAGTTATGATCTTGGCATGGAGACCGATGGCGGCTTCGGGCAGATGATCCGGGTGCCAAGCAAATGGGCATTGAAGCTGCCGGCTGGTCTCAGCCTCAGGGAAAGCATGATGCTGGGGACTGCCGGATTGACGGCAGCGCTCTCAGTCTACGAACTGGAACAGGGTGGTGTTAGACCGGAAGACGGCCCGATACTCGTCACAGGGGCAACAGGAGGGGTTGGCAGCCTTGCGGTTGCAATTCTCGCCAAGGCTGGCTACCAGGTGACGGCTGCTACTGGAAAAATGTCGGAGGAAGAGTATTTAAAGGCAATCGGCGCAGCCGACGTTGTCGAGCGGAACGAGGTCACGCAGGGGAGCGAGCGACCCATGATGAAACCCGTCTGGGCCGGGGTTGTAGATTGTGTCGGTGGCGAGATGCTTGTGGCAGCCATCAAGTCGACCAAGCCTAGGGGAGTTGTCACCTGCTGCGGTCTAGTCGGTTCCAGCGACCTAGCGCTGAATGTCTTTCCCTTTATACTCAGAGGAGTGCGATTAATCGGGGTTGATTCCGCTGAGTGCCCGATGCTTCACCGTACTGAAGTCTGGCACAGTCTGGCAACGAAGTGGAAACTCAACGCTCTTGAGTCGATGGTCGAAGAGGTTGGCCTTGACGGGCTCGAAGAGAAGATTCAGTCGATGCTGAAGGGTGGGCTCAAAAGACGTATACTTGTGCGGCTGTTCTAA
- a CDS encoding helix-turn-helix domain-containing protein gives MPSSQNRTYLPATREATELLGKLIRLERRERRMSENDLAGRAGIARRTLQRIERGDPGCAIGLFFELAVLVGVKLFDSGDRSTITMHLDRVNDRLAVLPSRIRSSIKVHDDF, from the coding sequence ATGCCATCATCACAAAACAGAACGTATCTCCCTGCTACCCGCGAGGCGACGGAACTTCTAGGTAAGCTGATTCGACTGGAGCGGCGGGAGCGCAGGATGTCTGAGAACGACTTAGCCGGACGCGCTGGTATAGCTCGCCGGACATTGCAAAGAATTGAACGCGGTGATCCTGGGTGTGCAATCGGGTTATTTTTCGAGCTGGCTGTACTAGTTGGGGTAAAGTTGTTCGACTCAGGCGACCGTTCCACTATTACTATGCATTTGGACCGGGTGAACGACAGGCTCGCAGTTCTGCCCAGCCGGATCAGGTCTTCGATAAAGGTTCACGATGATTTCTAA
- a CDS encoding helix-turn-helix domain-containing protein, which translates to MRCDMCNGAVSSVIGSISFASKVLGRILVPHVKHSKCRDCGDISIDFNESKKIHDFISKKESDAIYSLPIGDFISLNEAADILGITKQAFSKHSRIKRGFIYSVTIDNKKLFYKKSVEEFKRTGKDGRIMLAPQKQEFYEKKKAHTNYIDAIIPYDKSLYGKLEIYGMKPHMELFTKCSGQARTKRIFCATTH; encoded by the coding sequence ATGCGTTGTGATATGTGCAACGGAGCAGTTAGTTCAGTAATTGGAAGTATTAGTTTTGCCAGTAAGGTGCTTGGGCGCATTTTGGTCCCGCATGTTAAGCACTCGAAATGTAGAGATTGCGGAGACATTTCTATAGATTTTAACGAATCCAAGAAAATACATGATTTTATAAGCAAAAAAGAGTCTGATGCAATTTATTCCCTTCCTATAGGTGACTTTATTTCTTTGAATGAAGCCGCTGACATCCTTGGCATTACAAAGCAAGCTTTTAGCAAGCATTCTCGCATCAAAAGAGGCTTTATTTACTCTGTCACTATCGATAACAAGAAGCTATTTTATAAAAAATCAGTGGAGGAGTTCAAGCGCACAGGCAAAGATGGACGGATTATGTTAGCTCCCCAAAAACAAGAGTTTTATGAGAAAAAGAAGGCGCATACCAATTACATCGATGCCATTATTCCATATGACAAATCGCTATATGGCAAGCTTGAAATTTACGGGATGAAACCCCATATGGAATTATTCACTAAGTGCTCTGGGCAGGCCCGCACAAAAAGGATTTTTTGTGCAACTACACATTGA
- a CDS encoding B12-binding domain-containing radical SAM protein, whose product MNVLLVYPRYPDSFWSFRHALKFVGKKAAFPPLGLLTVAALFPANWKTRLMDQNVRDVADEDLAWADMVFVSAMTIQRDAVRAILARCRTLGVTTVAGGPLFTSSPEEFPEANHLVLGEAELTLPPFLADLAAGRARHCYSTEGRADLGLTPLPRWELLDIRDYAAMNIQYSRGCPFDCEFCDITQLFGRRPRTKGRGQLMAELDALHERGWKGGVFFVDDNFIGDRNKLKRELLPALIAWQEAHGHPFSFFTESSIDLADDPRLMALMVEAGFTEVFIGIETPYEEGLDESGKVQNRNRDLLESVKRIQRAGLQVQGGFIVGFDSDPASIFEKQIRFIQESGIVTAMVGMLTALRGTKLHRRLAEEGRLLRDTSGNNTAIALNFVTRMPADTLIRGYRQILKSIYSPRPYYRRVITFLKEYRTPPGGFQPNPAHLRAFFSSILFLGVLGRERFQYWKLFAWSLLRRPRLLPLAITLAIYGFHFRKVAESISASGMFEGKELAE is encoded by the coding sequence ATGAACGTTCTCCTAGTCTACCCCCGCTACCCCGATTCCTTCTGGAGCTTCCGCCACGCCCTGAAATTCGTCGGCAAGAAGGCGGCCTTCCCGCCCCTGGGGCTCCTGACCGTTGCCGCCCTCTTTCCAGCAAACTGGAAAACGCGGCTCATGGACCAGAATGTCCGCGATGTGGCCGACGAGGATCTCGCCTGGGCCGACATGGTTTTCGTGAGCGCCATGACCATCCAGCGGGACGCAGTGCGGGCTATCCTCGCCCGGTGCCGTACACTCGGGGTCACCACCGTGGCCGGCGGCCCCCTCTTCACCAGCTCTCCCGAAGAGTTCCCCGAGGCGAACCACCTGGTGCTGGGGGAGGCGGAGCTGACCCTTCCTCCCTTTCTGGCGGATCTGGCGGCGGGGCGCGCCCGGCACTGCTACAGCACCGAAGGGCGGGCCGACCTCGGCCTGACCCCCCTCCCCCGGTGGGAGCTTCTCGACATCCGGGACTACGCCGCCATGAACATCCAGTACTCCCGCGGCTGCCCCTTCGACTGCGAGTTCTGCGACATCACCCAGCTTTTCGGCCGCAGGCCCCGCACCAAAGGGAGGGGGCAGCTGATGGCAGAACTGGACGCCCTCCACGAGCGTGGGTGGAAGGGGGGCGTCTTTTTTGTGGACGACAACTTCATCGGCGACCGGAACAAGCTGAAGCGGGAACTCCTCCCCGCCCTCATCGCCTGGCAGGAGGCCCACGGGCACCCCTTCTCCTTCTTCACCGAGTCCTCCATCGACCTGGCCGACGATCCCAGGCTCATGGCACTCATGGTGGAAGCGGGGTTCACGGAGGTATTCATAGGCATCGAGACCCCCTACGAGGAGGGGCTCGACGAGAGCGGCAAGGTGCAGAACCGTAACCGCGACCTACTCGAGAGCGTCAAGCGGATCCAGCGGGCGGGGCTTCAGGTGCAGGGTGGGTTCATCGTCGGTTTTGACAGCGACCCGGCATCCATCTTCGAGAAGCAGATCCGTTTCATCCAGGAGAGCGGCATCGTCACCGCCATGGTGGGGATGCTCACGGCCCTGCGGGGGACCAAGCTCCACCGGCGCCTGGCAGAGGAGGGGCGGCTTCTGCGGGACACCTCGGGGAACAACACCGCCATCGCCCTCAACTTCGTTACCCGAATGCCGGCGGACACCCTCATCCGGGGCTACCGGCAGATCCTCAAGAGCATCTACTCCCCCCGCCCCTACTACCGGCGGGTCATCACTTTCCTGAAAGAGTACCGGACCCCGCCGGGGGGGTTCCAGCCGAACCCGGCCCACCTGCGGGCGTTCTTCTCGTCGATCCTGTTCCTGGGGGTGCTGGGGCGGGAGCGGTTCCAGTACTGGAAGCTCTTCGCCTGGTCCCTGTTGAGGCGCCCCCGCCTCCTCCCCCTGGCCATCACACTGGCAATTTACGGGTTCCACTTCCGGAAGGTGGCCGAGAGTATCAGCGCCAGCGGCATGTTCGAGGGGAAGGAACTCGCGGAGTGA
- a CDS encoding HigA family addiction module antitoxin, translating to MNPTNRMRPIHPGEVLREEFLVPLGMSAHALALELKVPAPRINDIVRERRAVTPDTALRLARYFGTTPQFWLNLQTSYDLKIAERELGTKIEREVHTRLVA from the coding sequence ATGAATCCCACAAACAGAATGCGCCCCATCCATCCCGGTGAAGTGTTGCGAGAAGAATTTCTTGTTCCCTTGGGGATGAGCGCCCATGCGCTGGCGCTTGAACTCAAGGTGCCTGCCCCGCGCATCAACGACATCGTGCGCGAGCGCCGTGCCGTCACGCCGGATACGGCACTAAGGCTGGCCCGGTACTTCGGCACGACTCCCCAGTTCTGGCTTAATCTTCAGACCAGCTATGACCTTAAGATCGCCGAACGGGAGCTGGGGACGAAAATTGAGCGTGAAGTCCATACTCGCCTAGTGGCGTAA
- a CDS encoding class I SAM-dependent methyltransferase, giving the protein MIQDPTDEYILTITAHCGLAGKELLEVGCGTGRITRDLARHASRVVAVDPDEAALAKARAADPADNVTFFPMPDGILNFPPASFDVVIYTLSLHHVPLAHMDENLCIAASLLREGGVIVVVEPGDGGSFTEIKERFGAGSGDERPGREAAIGAMNRLDGWTVGETVLFRVQFLFADEDDFIAAKLPGFAGKPEAYRHEVREFIARYRVPEGVVLDAGRRLNVLRRG; this is encoded by the coding sequence ATGATCCAGGACCCCACCGACGAGTATATCCTCACCATCACCGCCCACTGCGGCCTGGCGGGCAAAGAGCTTCTCGAAGTGGGGTGCGGCACCGGCCGCATCACCCGCGACCTGGCCCGCCACGCAAGTCGAGTGGTGGCCGTGGACCCCGACGAAGCTGCCCTGGCAAAGGCCCGGGCAGCCGACCCCGCTGATAACGTCACATTCTTCCCCATGCCCGACGGCATCCTCAACTTCCCCCCCGCTTCCTTCGACGTCGTCATCTACACCCTCTCCCTTCATCATGTCCCCCTTGCCCATATGGACGAAAACCTCTGCATCGCCGCATCTCTCCTGCGGGAAGGGGGCGTCATCGTCGTGGTGGAGCCGGGCGACGGCGGCTCCTTCACGGAGATCAAGGAACGCTTCGGCGCCGGCAGCGGCGACGAGCGCCCCGGCCGGGAGGCCGCCATCGGGGCCATGAACCGGCTCGACGGCTGGACCGTGGGGGAAACGGTTTTGTTCAGGGTGCAGTTCCTCTTTGCCGACGAGGATGACTTCATTGCCGCGAAACTCCCCGGCTTTGCCGGGAAACCGGAGGCGTACCGGCATGAGGTGCGGGAGTTTATTGCCCGGTATCGTGTGCCGGAGGGGGTTGTGCTCGATGCTGGCAGGAGGTTGAATGTTTTGCGGCGGGGATGA
- a CDS encoding IS256 family transposase, giving the protein MVRSTVEETLNRMLDAEADRLCNAEKYQRHEARADTRAGYYQRKLQTKAGEVTLNMPKLRRQTFETAIIERYRRRETSVEEALIEMYLAGVSVRRIEDITETLWGTKVSPGTISNLNKKVYAKIEEWRNRPIKGEFPYVYLDGIVLKRSWGGEVTNVSVLVAIGVNDQGYRKILGVCEGAKEDKAGWSSFLRHLKERGLTGVRLFITDACMGLVESLAEFYPQTKWQRCTVHFYRNVFSVVPAKRMAEVAAMLKAIHASEDKKAALEKAEAVFAKLEAMKLKEAAKKVQESIAETLSYYDFPREHRIRIRTNNALERIMKEIRRRTKVVGAFPDGHSALMLCAARLRHIAGTQWGTKRYLNIDLLREQELNQQLEGAEAV; this is encoded by the coding sequence ATGGTCCGCAGTACCGTAGAAGAGACCCTGAACCGAATGCTCGATGCCGAGGCAGACCGTTTGTGTAACGCCGAGAAGTATCAGCGTCATGAGGCCAGAGCCGATACCCGAGCCGGCTATTACCAGCGTAAGCTCCAGACTAAGGCCGGAGAAGTGACGTTAAACATGCCGAAGCTCCGGCGCCAGACCTTTGAGACGGCCATCATCGAGCGCTACCGTCGGCGTGAAACCTCGGTGGAAGAAGCGTTGATCGAGATGTACCTGGCCGGTGTTTCAGTAAGACGAATCGAAGACATTACCGAAACCCTGTGGGGAACCAAGGTCAGTCCCGGCACTATCAGCAACCTTAACAAGAAGGTCTACGCCAAGATCGAGGAGTGGCGAAACCGTCCCATCAAAGGGGAGTTCCCCTACGTCTATCTGGACGGCATCGTGCTTAAGCGCTCCTGGGGCGGCGAAGTGACCAATGTCTCGGTACTAGTAGCCATCGGCGTCAATGACCAAGGATATCGCAAAATCCTCGGTGTCTGCGAAGGGGCCAAGGAAGACAAGGCCGGCTGGTCGAGCTTCCTGCGCCACCTCAAAGAGCGGGGTCTCACTGGCGTGCGGCTGTTCATCACCGACGCTTGCATGGGGCTTGTGGAATCCCTGGCTGAGTTCTACCCGCAAACCAAATGGCAGCGCTGCACGGTTCATTTCTACCGCAATGTCTTCAGCGTGGTGCCGGCAAAGCGGATGGCGGAAGTAGCGGCCATGCTCAAGGCGATCCATGCGTCGGAAGACAAGAAGGCGGCCCTGGAAAAGGCCGAGGCTGTCTTTGCCAAGCTGGAGGCGATGAAGCTCAAGGAAGCGGCCAAGAAGGTTCAGGAATCGATTGCCGAAACCTTGTCTTACTATGACTTTCCCCGCGAGCATCGCATCCGCATCCGGACCAATAACGCCCTTGAACGGATCATGAAAGAGATCCGACGGCGGACGAAAGTTGTTGGCGCTTTCCCCGACGGGCACTCGGCATTGATGCTCTGCGCCGCTAGACTGCGTCACATTGCTGGAACCCAGTGGGGAACGAAACGCTACCTCAATATCGATCTTCTCAGAGAACAGGAACTGAACCAGCAACTCGAAGGGGCTGAGGCTGTCTAA
- a CDS encoding winged helix-turn-helix transcriptional regulator, with amino-acid sequence MSVSNFSCGVEVTLAVVGGKWKGLILWHLRLKTLRFAQLQRRLRSVTQKMLTQQLRELEADGLIHRKIYAEVPPRVEYSLTDEGRRILPILELMCQWGQDYLQKTEGIDLCCTEE; translated from the coding sequence ATGAGTGTCTCAAATTTTAGTTGTGGAGTGGAAGTTACTCTGGCGGTTGTGGGTGGCAAGTGGAAGGGGCTTATTCTCTGGCATCTGCGTCTCAAGACCTTGCGCTTCGCTCAATTGCAGCGTCGCCTGAGATCAGTCACCCAGAAGATGCTGACTCAGCAACTGCGGGAGCTTGAAGCGGATGGACTGATCCACCGAAAAATATATGCCGAAGTTCCGCCACGAGTCGAATACTCCTTAACCGACGAGGGTCGAAGGATTCTTCCGATTCTGGAACTGATGTGCCAGTGGGGGCAGGATTATCTGCAAAAGACTGAAGGTATCGACCTGTGTTGCACAGAAGAGTAG
- a CDS encoding type II toxin-antitoxin system MqsR family toxin yields MPTSSPHYPLAGVKAKIKAGEFEIKPNALDGARNDFGWGPEEIKKCLLKLNDKDHAADKQNNHYYKKEQHRHLPHTVIDYYKARNIMDGENVYIHLYIRNSDQKVIINSFHELEFYN; encoded by the coding sequence GTGCCAACTAGCTCACCACACTATCCTTTAGCTGGCGTTAAAGCCAAAATCAAGGCCGGAGAATTTGAAATCAAGCCTAATGCACTTGACGGGGCGCGTAACGATTTTGGATGGGGGCCAGAAGAAATTAAAAAATGCCTTTTGAAGCTCAATGATAAAGACCATGCTGCCGATAAGCAAAACAACCATTACTACAAGAAAGAACAGCACCGACACCTTCCGCATACAGTCATAGACTATTATAAGGCCAGAAATATCATGGATGGCGAAAATGTCTATATTCACTTGTATATCAGAAACAGCGATCAAAAAGTAATAATCAACAGCTTTCATGAACTAGAATTCTACAATTAA
- a CDS encoding type II toxin-antitoxin system HipA family toxin yields MERHNAIPVYDAELPLTSGIIPLVTGLTMPGCLRDAAPDAWGRRVILNKRFGKTALQIDPGSIDELSYLIESGSDRIGALDFQLSPTEYIPRFAAGAPLEELIKAAELVEKGVPLTPELAQALQHGTSIGGARPKALVQSDNHKYIAKFSTSTDLYSVVKAEFIAMRLALMAGLQVAPVDLLNVAGKDVLMVKRFDRVATPAGWQRKGIVSALTMLQLDEMMARYASYHDLANLVRERFVLAPSTLKELFSRIVFNILIGNTDDHARNHAAFWNGRMLQLTPAYDICPQSRTGRTASQAMLISDGQNSSQITTCLKAAPHFLLHEAEAVRIIEGHIRCIEENWSKVCEEADLSEIDRNMMWRNQVLNPFAFEGLEGGSLKGLAKRYC; encoded by the coding sequence TTGGAACGCCACAACGCCATACCTGTTTACGACGCAGAGCTGCCGCTGACGTCCGGCATCATCCCCCTCGTGACAGGGCTCACTATGCCAGGTTGCTTACGTGACGCAGCCCCCGATGCTTGGGGTCGCCGGGTAATTCTGAATAAAAGGTTCGGTAAAACAGCCTTACAGATTGACCCGGGCAGCATTGATGAGCTTAGTTATCTAATCGAGTCCGGGTCCGATCGAATAGGAGCACTGGATTTTCAACTTTCTCCAACGGAGTACATACCCAGGTTTGCTGCCGGCGCCCCCCTGGAAGAGCTAATCAAGGCCGCCGAATTGGTAGAGAAAGGAGTGCCGCTAACTCCTGAACTCGCCCAAGCTCTGCAGCATGGCACCTCTATTGGCGGGGCACGGCCGAAAGCGTTGGTACAAAGCGACAATCACAAATACATCGCCAAATTTTCAACTTCAACTGATCTTTACTCGGTTGTAAAAGCCGAGTTTATCGCCATGAGGTTGGCGCTGATGGCTGGTTTACAAGTAGCCCCGGTGGACCTTTTGAATGTAGCTGGCAAAGATGTATTAATGGTGAAGCGATTTGATCGCGTTGCTACACCTGCTGGCTGGCAACGGAAGGGGATTGTTTCCGCATTGACGATGCTACAGCTCGACGAGATGATGGCGAGATATGCAAGCTATCATGATTTGGCGAATTTGGTACGGGAAAGATTCGTGCTGGCCCCATCAACGCTTAAAGAACTTTTTTCCCGCATTGTCTTCAATATCTTAATAGGCAACACCGACGACCACGCCCGTAACCATGCTGCTTTTTGGAATGGTCGCATGCTGCAACTTACCCCTGCTTACGACATTTGCCCGCAGTCCCGAACTGGCCGAACAGCATCGCAGGCAATGTTGATTTCAGATGGCCAAAATTCGAGCCAGATTACCACCTGCTTGAAAGCTGCTCCACATTTCCTGCTCCACGAAGCAGAAGCAGTCCGGATTATTGAAGGGCACATCCGTTGTATTGAGGAAAATTGGTCAAAGGTTTGTGAAGAGGCGGATTTGAGCGAGATTGACCGTAACATGATGTGGAGAAATCAGGTACTTAATCCCTTTGCCTTTGAAGGTTTAGAGGGCGGTTCGCTCAAGGGGTTAGCAAAAAGGTATTGTTAA